The following nucleotide sequence is from Xiphophorus maculatus strain JP 163 A chromosome 22, X_maculatus-5.0-male, whole genome shotgun sequence.
tttacagtgtttgtgttttgccgTCAGACTTTCTCATAGAAAACATTCATCATGTCTAATAAACGTCCTGAACAACGAGGTACAAATGCTCCTTTATTTGAAGTGactgagttttcttttctgctaACTTCAACAGCtccaaaaaataattacattcaCGTCCGAAGCGATTCGTTTGAGCAGCTCAGCCGCTGTGCTGCACACAGGAAATGGCACACACATAAATACGAGGAAAAATTCAACGTTTTCAAAACAAATCGGCCGTTTGACTTTATTAACAAATCAATTAAGGCGTATTCATAAATTATGctgctaaaatattcaaaaagaaTATTCTTCTAGAGGGTGTTAATCAACattatgtacattttataaAGGTTTGCGATTCCTTGAACACTTCAGAACTgaaaagaaccaaaacatttcGTTCAGCACagaaattagctttttaaaggGCACATATCATACAGCAGAGGTTCAAtctacaaaaaatgaaaacaagaaccctccagtacatttttaaaaggatttttgtcaataaaaataCCTTGGTAACCACACTGCTcttaaacaggaagtgaatacCATATATAGAAGCTGtgatattcagtttttatgtttttactggagaaactgtttggtttaaaaagaGGAACATGTTGAATGGATgcgttttattttcagtattatgaaataaattaaaggaaTAAAGTAAGAGGACACAGCAGAGTTTATAGCCAGGATAAGACGGATCGCCGCTAAGGTGGACATGGTTGTTTGTGAGCAGAAAGTTTACCCAgaaattaaaaaccttttttctttttccagttaTTTGTCCACAAAATGTTTACTGATTTCTGCAGGTCGAATTAAATCCCCAAAAGTTCCTCATGCATGTTTAGCCCTGATAATTAGCTTCAACGTTGAgcatcaaaaccaaacaaatgagTTGGACTGCAAATCAGTATTTATTCCTCTTATCCAGCACTTTTAGGTCTAAAGAACTTGGTTTATAAATAACAAACCTGGAGATAAACTTCTAGAGTTTGACTGGCGTATCACAACGCATCTTAGTAAAAGATGGAgattttatgtggaaaaagtgtggcttgcacAATCACTGTACATTTATTCTAATTAGAATCACATCAGCTGGCAAAAATGTGTGgtctatattttgtttttgtggtgaaTTACAGAAAGAGCtgataaatctaaatttttataatgtaaattaattaatcttcCTGGTGAAAATGCTGATATATGCCTTTTAAATTCTGACACACCATGCAGAAAAGCACAAGTAAAACCCAAAACAGCAGGATTCAAGTAATTGTCTTATTGTAATTTGactagaaatgaaaatgttttaaaagaacaaaaataaataaatcttgctAAAATTTGTAAGCATCAAATGAAAATTCAATAAATCCTGCTGCCAAccagaaatcaacatttaaaaagagagagCTCCTCTGACCAAACTGCTTCAAAATGAGCAGAAAGCCTGTCACCTCTACCAAGTTTTAAGGTTATTTACACAGGGACTATAAAGGTGCAGCCTTTTCCAGATTCAACAGCATAAATTCAAACTCGGCTGCATTAtcatccaaaataaaaccatcagCGTCTGAAAACGACAAGCCCTCCACtgcaaaagatgaaaataaactcCTTTAAAAAGATGGCGTTCTTAGGGTTTCTTTGTACACAAACTTtattcaggaaaacaaaaatcccacttatatttctgacatattttaaaGAGCAACACGAAGCAGCCGAATAATAATCTTCAATAACGATTGATTTATGCAAAACTGCGTCAAAACCCGgcatgaaaaggaaaaactaaagtttgttctgttttagaaaaacatccCTATTAGTAAATtcactaaaatatatttctaaaaacatttcaggacTGGGAGGGAGGATAATTTAACATTCATGCTGCTAAATTCATCACAGTCCCaaagtgttttgaaatgtcaagttttggatttaaaaacagcaaaattagTGACtataagatgtttttctgtttggatttcaaatgtttaaacttttagtTTATCCTTCGATATTCAGGCCAGGTTAGCTGCTTTGGTTTTCCTTTTCTAAAACATCAAAATTGTAAATAATCACCATATAAACAAAATCTGAGTCAGGAGGAGAGTGATTTATAAAACCGGTTGTTAACGACCAAACTCTGTATAAATACGACTCCTGTTCTCTCGTTTCTGTCCAGAAGAAAAGTGccgttttgtttctgttttttcccttGGTGGCGTGTTCGGGTCGGAAACGTCTCACTGCATCTGGTAGCCGGCCATGTTGAAATTCCCCACGTTGGAAACGACGGTGTCGGGAGGCGTCGGGGCCGAGGCGTAGCCGCCCATCCAGGCTGTCGACTGCGACTGCCTGCAGGCCGAGCAGATCAGCAAATAtttactcaaacatttcagtttcaacAGTGAAATACGGATTTTACTAAAAGTTTAGCAGAGTTCAAAATGTCTGGGGGAAGAAAACGGTTTTAAACTGATTACACAAAGTTTGTTCACTTCATATACGTCTTGCATAACTTGCATaacttcagactttttaaaaaaacatgtaaaacaatacaaaagtaggaaacaataaaagaacaaactttTAACTTTACCTGTCGCAatcagcaataaatcaattaattgcttgataaattaaaacaagagcAATAATTTTCGTTTGcttcatttattgtttctctccttctaccaaaaactggatgataaaacttttcattctggtgctttggtctcaaataaattcagtttaacaatgtttaaaaccCCCAGATTGTTATATTTACTCTAGAGATGCACAGATATGAACATTTGGGCCGATATCaatatccaatattaatatttccacTATGTCTATAATCtatatttactgatattataTAGATTTCACTGCCATTTCAACACCTTTGGGGAAAAGAATAACCAgaaatggataaaaaataaCTACTGGTCGTTCATATTGGCCCAATTTCATTTATCGGACCAATTCCgattggttaaaaaaatgactgatcTTGTTCCATACCGATATTGGTGCCGATACTTTGTGCATCCCTAATTTACTCCTTCTTTCCTACGTTTGGTCAATGAACGCATCAATTAAttggaaaatataattaaattcagTTACAATTTGCAGTTTAATTACATTTGTTAATGTGACtggtgtaataaaaaaacattaaaaatgggAACATTTCTCAAACAACAATACTGTTgtattaaaaaagcaacaaacagttttttattgtaatttttatcatgataataacacaaaatattgtgataaaattttaattgaatttaatcaattttgaagaattttaagCACCCTGACTAATTGTGTTTAAATTataagagctttaaaaaaatgaacagaaaaaaagcctggaaattaaaaagaaaatcttcaaaattaaatttgtatttCATGTTGATCTGAACGTTAAAAATAATTCCGCAGTAGGAACTCCATATATGGTGAAGTATTGTCAGGGAttcttcttaaagagacggcgTCCTAATGGAAGAGGAAGTGAACTCACTCGGCTCCGTATCCCTGCTGGCTCCATGTCTGTCCGTACATGTTGTAGGAGGGAACCTGCCAGCCGTTGGCCATGTACTGGCcgtactgctgctgctgctgctgctgttgctgctgctgctgctgctgctgctgctgctgctgctgcgggtCTCCGTACACCTGGCTCCACTGGCCCCACTGGCTGTAATCCACCTgacacaggtacaaaacacaaTTCATCAGATTAAcaatctgattaaataaatccattttttttaaagaaagatggCTCATTCTGAAGATTTTTTATCGAACCAttactaaaagaagaaaataaacaccttATGTCCTAAAATCCGATAACGTAACATTCATTTAGGACaaatctgcagctaaaagttCAACCTTTTCTGCTTAACAGGGCTGATCGATTGATTACTTTCtagattaactgattaataccTAAATAGCAGAAGTTGCTTAATAATAGGgagattttttgtatttttacagtattttaactgggtgaagctaaaactgccacttgaagGAGTTCTGGGTCGAACATATTCACAGacaaaacagtttgtgtttttttaaacacaaatgtctattttttgtacagctttggcttaattactcccctaaatgtgttttatttttcaccaaacTGCCTTTTTCCTTTGAGCCTGTGTACTCCAGGTAACAATTACCAAATTAgacgattattttaataatcaattaatcacaattaatcgtttcGGCCCTACACTCaagcctttttatacatttgaagtacattaaaagatgcaaacaaaaaaatactttgattccttatttgataagaaaaacattttactggcTAAAATGCAACATAGCGTTCCTTCAGTTAATGGAACTGGGTGAAGATAAAACTGCCATTTGATCAGTTTtggcaaaaacatttacagacaacgatgtttttatcttaaatacaaaacaaatatacagtTTATACAActttactgctctgaatatgttgttatTTCACCAAATGGCCTCTTTTTTCcatctgtatactccagttaacgattaatcgattactaaattagttcaattattttgataatcgattaatcatgattaattgtttaAGCTCTAGTGATTAATACTTCTAAAAGACTtcacaaaaatagaaatgacatgaaaaacCAGAAACTGATTGGAAATCTGTGtcagattttgttatttattaaataaatcaaactggtCAAAGTTTTACAGTGACCATGTGTCGTAGTTGGgaggcagaaacacaaacacttgaGCTCAATCTCTTGCCAAGATCCTGAATCCACAGTCTGTCTGCCGCACACTGACTAATTTGTTtggcacaaataaaacaatgatatctgtaaaaaaaatgagaacaaaaatcTCTGATGCAGCAGTAACTTCTGGACAGACGCCAAATTTTGCTTCAAACATCATTTTCTCAGGTGCTTTTAAAACAACtgtgtgaaaataaacactCATTGTTACTGGATTCATCACCAGGAAAtgttaaatgtagaaaaatacaatatttatacttcttggtctaaataaaccacaaacttaaatatattttattgggattttaagtgataaagcaacacaaagtaccACATACCTGGgacatggaagaaaaacacGGTTCTCTAGCTTTCTAGCAAAGATTCTCGACTTTATTTAGCAGTGGACTTTGAGTAGACCATTTTAACCCTGAAAGTGGTGTAATATATAAAATCTTAACtcctacatttttattattttatttcaacttatAGATTGAACTCTGTAGTTCAGTCTTTTAATGCGATTTGATAGGAAAGTTTTAGACAAGCATATATCTTTacagacaaatgtgtttttatcttaaatgaaaaatgtagacaatttttgtacagttgtgacttaattactgctctgagtgtgatatttttccagaaaattgcCTTTATTAGAGTCTGtatattttaatgattaatcgtTGATTGTGATTTcagcaatcgattaatcacgattatttttgattaatcattTTAGTCCTATCCAAAATACTCctaaaaaacatctaaaaaggTTTAActtatttcttttcttcatgtttttatatgtcTGGGTTTTCTAAGATTAACACAAACATATAATTTGACCTAAACGACTTCAGAGCAGCTCTGGCTTTAAGTTTAGGGTTGTTACTTTTTTACAGGACTGTCCTGTATTTTCATATTAGCTCTGTCCAGCCTCTCTGACGATGCCGCCATGTTCAGTTTAGGTTTCGCCTGTTTTCCGTCATGTAACACCAACCTGCTGCGAGCTTTTTGCCATGTCAGGAGACTCTTTGCCCCAGTAGCACTTCACCATCTGTCCCTCAATGACTGTCCCGTTTACAGAGACGATGGCGTGCGCAGCGCTGTCATGGGTGGAGAACCTTcaacacaaaaagaacaaaacgaaTCAGAACACAGGCAGTGTTACTGCCAACATGCTACTGTTGACATCTAGAGGCGAAACGCTGCCATGAGCTCTAATAATACCTGATGAATGAATATCCTTTCTCTGGAAATACCCTGACCTCCATGATTTGACCAAATGGTGAAAACGTCTGTCGGATCAGATGTTCTGGAAGAACCACAGAggagaaaattttttttattctggttgATTCTTCCAGTCAGGCAACTGGTAAGACACCTATAATTATAGAGTGACGACATGGTGGAACAATGGCCTCCAGAGAATGTGGCACTCGCCTGTGAGACCCGACTGGATCCCGCCGCAGTACACCGTGCAGTTCTGTGGACTCGACTGATTCACCACGTCATCAAACCTCAGCTGCTTTGAGCCgtctgacaaaaaacaaaacaaaaacaacagattttaaaacaaaaccgaTCCATGAAGAGATCACTGTTTTAATGCTGAAGGTGCGTCCTCACAGCAGGAATCAAGGCTGAATCAGATTATCAGGTTACCATGGAAACGGCCCTGGTTGAAAGGCTGGTTTTCCCACTTTTGTTTGATTGacgaccaaagttgcaacatttgttacattttcagctgctaagattcaaacaaaccaaaccttttgaaaaacctgttcccctcctcacctgtgggggcgctgcaccaagaaccactgaaggaaacgagaCAAAACCACTGGAaaagacactgagtgcaacttccttcttcgcaaaatgtaaactaaaatggAGTAGcttcagattttagtgtttgaGGGATTTGTGTTTTGGCTTTAGTAAAAGACcacgagtcatttctcctgctagcatgtttgttttagtagcatttacccagaatgccctgcgctgtagacCATGTCCTGCTTGTGGAGCGCTCTCCGGTCTCTtagtgttcacatatgcattcaaaccaaaccagagttcagATTGTAGAGTTCGATTAGGATTCagacctccccaaacgaaccggactctCTAGACAAGTTTTCTAgagaactttttttaaaatcttaaatgcaaaatgtttacttttttaacaattttggTATAATTACTTCTCTGAATGTGTAATTCTTCTAGAAATCTGCCTCTTtatgattaatcagttactaaaataGTTGTTGATTATTTgaataactgattaatcgtgattaatcgtttcagctctatGGTAGATTACAGGGTTGTAATCCCAGATTGCAGATTCCCCATCCTCTCTATCGAAACAACAGACAGACATCTGTGTTGGCAACATTTGTTGAAcgtttgttgcatttttaacgGAGTTTGTTGTGAATATGAATGAGTTTTAAAGTGTGAGACTCAATAAATGCTgtcattgcattttaggcaattcaatgtttatattcttattaaaaactgacaaataaaAGAAGCCTaagtggttaaattaaaaaattctgttgaatgtggaaaaaacaaaaatcatattaatcgattaattgtagaataattgattaaaataatggCAGTAAGTgtctttaaatgaataatttcctGTCAATACTGACTGTCCTGAGCACTTTTTGGGGCCGGAGGTTTACGCGTCGCCCAGTTTGTCCTGATCTGCCGCCCTCCGAGCCACTGACCCGCCATGTGAGAGATTGCATTTTCTGCATCCTGAAAGCCAAACAGAGGAACAGTGGCGCTcttcagaaacaacaacaacaacaaaaaaactacagaaattaCAGTTTTCACTTCtgcaaaacttaaaaactgGCATTGGCAATGAGGAAACTGTGGTGTGTGACGTTTAGTGGCACTGGCTGGCTATCATTTCATCTATCCTGAGCATTTTAAAAAGGTAGaataataaaggaaaaacataacCTTCGGTCTGTGTTCCTGTACTGAAGCCTTACCAGTTTGTTGTAGAAGGACACAAATCCATACCCTTTTGATTTGCCAGTTGTAATGTCCTTCACGACACGAGCATCTCTGAGGGGAaaacgaggaaaaaaaaatgaaatcagcaaaatttagaaagaaaatcttcagtaaaaaaaaaaaaaggaaccacGCAAACACACAGTTTAACTCCTCTACTCTGATCAACAGTGGATTAAAATAACTAACATGACCTATGGCTGActtattcaaaacaaacatgaacaaataCATGCAGCCTACAGTatactttaaattatttcaccACATTTTGGCTCAATCCTAGAGATTAAATTGACTGATTACCATGCATTCCTAAAATCTGCTGTAACTGCTATTCCTACAGACAGaaatgtagatatatatatataaatatatatgaaatatcagaagaaaaaaggaattaaatggCATACGTGGCCTGTTAAcagatttctgtatttttcctgGTCAATTCTTTACCACCATTATGCCGTTTGGACTTTGGGCAGCTGTAAATTTTGAGAAattgacattttcagaaaattttagaAGAAGAGGATCATTGATCTACAAACAACACTACACAAATCCAAAAATGAGACAATTTAAGCAAAGCTGTCGAGgttaaaaaagtaataaaaaaaataaaatacacggTTTTATCTGCAAATAAAGACATGtgggaattaaaaaaatttatagaggaagaaaaaaaactacatctgAGTCTCCAGAGTGCACAGCTCCTTGCTGTTAGCCTTCAAGCTGCTGTCCAATCCTATGagcatttctgtaaaataacCAAAGGGCTATTAAAACTTCACTGTGAAGAAGTACTTTAAAGGCAGTTCAGGTTCACACACAAAGCTTGCACGTTGCTCTGAAGCGCTCGGTTCACTTACCGCGCTCTACATGACGATAAAACGCAGGAACTGGTTAAATGCACAAACCGTAAAACACACAGCCCATAAGGCTGCTTAAGTCTGTTAGAGTGGTTAGAAACACACACTGCTCTGCAAAAGTCTTCCTTCACCCTGAGCATCTTAAATCCGTCATTtgataaatattacatttattctgGTTTTGAGGGAATTATGTGATAGAAAACCACAAATTAATGCACAATTTTATGCAGCTtttaacatttataacaaagGAATCCTTCATTTGTCTGCAAAAAGAGCCTCcacacatcatgatgctgccaccaccgtgtttcaacATGGAGTTTGGGTGCAGTaggaatttttctgccaaaattgtttattaaagtttcacCTTCTGTCACGTGTTTCCAAACTTTTCTTCTTATGGTTTTTAATAATGCTGTTcttcccacctgagctgtgagtTTCTgttgctcctccagagttagcTTAGATCTCATTTCTCTGCTCCTTTAATGTTCAACCCTCCACGCAAAATCATCCGATTCACAATTTTGGTTTTGcaataattaataattgtgactttattttaatttttttctgcaaaaaatgaTCGAAATCATTGGATAAAAGTAATGCCAACtctcacctgcaggtggcagtgtttATTATGTCTACTGCAGTCTGGGGTCAAACTTTGACACGcaaggagttctgggtagaaaatatttacaaagatttTCATCTAAATTGGatgatgtatatatttttgacttAATTCCTGCTTtaaatatgtagattttttttcagtaaatggtTCATTTTAGAGTTTAACcattattattgattatttcaataatcgattaatccgATTAGTTGTTTCAGCCCCAACATGGCAACCAAAACTCACAAGTTTACAcaagtaaaatataaacaaactaCCTTTGATATGGTCATTATTTCATTTAAGCTTCTTGaatacatttatcttttttaatttaaaaatgtgtcagtgTTTGCTGAAACCAAGCGATTTAGtttctttaaagaataaaactatTCATGTGTCCAATCTGTCTTTTCATCCTGTTTAATTCtatatgcaaaagaaaaaatatcacaaaattctttcaaaatatttctaaagtaatataaaaaaacatttttttaataaaagataaCCGTAAAATCCTGGAGAGACTGATTGTTCTGTAAtaaacctttgacctttgcGGAACAGCTgggtttatatttaaaacaaattacacacagatggacttCATTGATTATGTTACTTCTGAAGGTAATTggttatttctaaaatatttttaaaataatttatcattttcctttcacttctgAATTATGTGGTAATTTTAGTTGATTTATCAAAAAtctaaatcccaataaaatatattgaaatttgAAGCTAAAGgatgataaaatatgaaaaaggtttgagggaataaaaacttttacaaagtactgTATGTAagatcatatttaaaataaaaatatgtgttaGTACCAGTAACCATGTCTACATGAAGACAGTTACTCTTATTTAAGCAACCAAAATCCAATTTTGTATGTTCTATGGGAGTACTTATAATGCCAAAATTGacaataatgaaataaatgtgaaagtaaataattgtggaaataaaatacatttaaaatataaatagagCAGAAATAGCATTTCTTGCCTCAAAATTCAGCAGCATCAGGTTATGTAGGTTCgcagaaaagttcaaaaagtgttcatttatttatacaaatatttattcattttcaatttacttatttcttcagttatttagtaatttttaattttattttgtcactaaattattttcttgtcaATTTTGGCCGGATCAGTCCTCCGTACAAAGCATACGTAAAACAGCACAGAAGTCACTGCATGTTCTGTATGGAAGGCTGTTTGGATGCGTAGTCAGAACTGAAGCAgtgggattgtgatgtgatgaACTTCACTGACACAGATTTCTTTTATAATCTTATAATTATcattttcagtcattgtttACTTCCACTTATccctcttctgttttcttccagtgCAGAGCTACGACGCATGCCTCCGTTTCAGACCGGATATGTatctgattaatttatttattttccggTTGAAAAAGATCAGAATTGGGCCGTTCAGATTGCCATGAAAACGTCAGATATCGGTCACATTTGCCTGCTGTGAGAACGAAGCCTTAGTGGGCATCTGTTTGCCGACACCGGATCTTCATCTTCTCAGAAAATGTTCTTACTTGTGAGCATTTTGTTGAATCAAATCCCCAGTTGGATGCATATAAACATGGTCACAGTTGGTGTTAGGCTTACAGAGGAGCTTCACAAAGCTAATTTCTACCCAACTTTTAACAGATCAAATGCTAAAACTAAGGAGCTCCACTTTAAACAGGCATTTCattataattatgttttaaaaaatgaacttaCGAGATTGCCCCGAAAGGTGAAAATGCAGCCCTGACATCATCAGTAGTAATCTCTGGATTCAAATCACCCACAAAAACATGATAGTGATctgagaaaaagcaa
It contains:
- the tial1 gene encoding nucleolysin TIAR isoform X1; amino-acid sequence: MDDESYPKTLYVGNLSRDVTEILILQLFTQIGPCKSCKMITEHTSNDPYCFVEFYERRDAAAALAAMNGRKILGKEVKVNWATTPSSQKKDTSNHYHVFVGDLNPEITTDDVRAAFSPFGAISDARVVKDITTGKSKGYGFVSFYNKLDAENAISHMAGQWLGGRQIRTNWATRKPPAPKSAQDNGSKQLRFDDVVNQSSPQNCTVYCGGIQSGLTEHLIRQTFSPFGQIMEVRVFPEKGYSFIRFSTHDSAAHAIVSVNGTVIEGQMVKCYWGKESPDMAKSSQQVDYSQWGQWSQVYGDPQQQQQQQQQQQQQQQQQQQQYGQYMANGWQVPSYNMYGQTWSQQGYGAEQSQSTAWMGGYASAPTPPDTVVSNVGNFNMAGYQMQ
- the tial1 gene encoding nucleolysin TIAR isoform X2; the encoded protein is MYLFMFVLNKSAIGHVSYFNPLLIRVEELNCVFAWFLFFFLLKIFFLNFADFIFFSSFSPQRCSCREGHYNWQIKRDAENAISHMAGQWLGGRQIRTNWATRKPPAPKSAQDNGSKQLRFDDVVNQSSPQNCTVYCGGIQSGLTEHLIRQTFSPFGQIMEVRVFPEKGYSFIRFSTHDSAAHAIVSVNGTVIEGQMVKCYWGKESPDMAKSSQQVDYSQWGQWSQVYGDPQQQQQQQQQQQQQQQQQQQQYGQYMANGWQVPSYNMYGQTWSQQGYGAEQSQSTAWMGGYASAPTPPDTVVSNVGNFNMAGYQMQ